The Pseudomonas sp. MPC6 nucleotide sequence GTTTCCTGCTGGCGATAGCCCTGGAAATCCCGTTCATGAACACCACGTTCTATGTCGGTCCCGTCGCTACCGCGCTTGACGGCGTCGACCTGGCCTGGCTGGTCGGGCTGCTGGTGCCCGCCTTCAGTTACTACGGGTTGATGAAACTCGGCAAGCGCGCCCACGGGGTCGGCGAACTGTCTTGATCCACGGCTGAAAAACCAGGCTGCCGGCCCGACTCGCCGGCCGGCGGCCTTATGTCACCCTGATTGCGGCTGGACTGGTGGTGCATGGCCAGCAACTGGTAGCCTGAGCCCCCTTGCCTGCGGGTCTGTGATGGATCATCGGCGTCGCAACGACACCTCGATGATCACTTCGCCCCTTTATCAATCAAGACGACGGTGACTCTTTTGCTCAGCCCCCCCCCTGCCCTTGCCCGCGATATCGACGGCAAAGCCATTTCCGCCCGGGTTCTCGACGAGGTTCGGGAAGAAGTCCTGGCCCTCGCCAGCCAGCAGATCTACCCGGCCCTCGCCGTACTGCTCGTCGGTGAAGACCCGGCCAGCGAAGTCTATGTGCGCAACAAACTGCTACGGGCCAGGGAGGTCGGCATCCGCTCCCTGGAGTACCGTCTGGCGCACAGTGCCAGCCAGCGCGAAGTACTGGAGCTGATTGCACGATTGAACGCCGATGCCACGGTGAACGGGATCCTGGTGCAGTTGCCCTTGCCGGCGCATATCGACGAGCAGGCGGTGATTCATGCCATCCACCCGATCAAGGACGTGGACGGTTTTCATCGGGAAAACGTCGGCGGCCTGGTGCAAGGCATCGAAGTCCTGACGCCCTGCACACCCAGCGGCTGTATGCGTCTGCTGCGTGAAACCTGCGGTGAGTTGAGTGGCTTGCATGCGGTGGTCATCGGTCGCTCGAATATTGTCGGCAAGCCGATGGCGACCCTGCTGCTGCAGGCCGACTGCTCGGTCAGTGTGGTGCACTCGCGCAGTGTCGATGCGCCGACGCTGTGTCGAATGGCGGACATCGTTGTTGCTGCGGTGGGTCGACCACAGTTGATCGATGCCAGTTGGCTCAAGCCCGGGGCCGTGGTGATCGATGTCGGGATCAACCGGATTGCCGGCGAATCCGGCCCGCGCCTGGTGGGCGATGTCGATTACGCCAGTGCGCGCACCGTTGCCAGCGCGATCACGCCGGTGCCCGGGGGCGTTGGGCCGATGACCATTGCGTATTTGCTGAAGAACACGCTGATTGCCAGCCAGTTGCAGCGTACGGCAGGCCTTGGCGGGTTGCTGTCGGTCAGTGTGCCATTGTCGAACTGAGTGCATTTCAACCTGTAGGAGCTGGCTTGCCAGCGAAGGTCTAAAGGGCGACGCGTTTATTCAGGAGAAACACGTCAACGTTGACGTCCTTCGCTGGCAAGCCAGCTCCTACAGTGATCAGGTACATGCGCAGGGATGGTTTGGCTGTCAGGCCGCCTTCGGCCAAAAATCCCGGGCAAAAAAAATCCCGGGCAGCTGATGGACGCCCGGGACTTAAAAATGCATAAACCGTGGTGGTGAACGCGGGGCGAATATTACGCAATATTTCTGACTGTAACAAGATATTTTAGCTAACCATCCAGTTACTAATATCTCCAAGCCCTTAAATATCCACACTATTTTTAAGGCGACCTACAAAAACCAACGGTATTCCCGCGCACTGATGTCCTGCATGAACGCCAGGTGATCCTGCCGTTTGTTCTCGCAGTAGACATCCACGAACTCCGCGCCCAACCCCTCGCGCAACGGCGCATGGCGTTGCATCGACTGCACCGCTTCGAGCATCTCCAGCGGAAAATCGATACCGCTGTTGCGGTCTTCGTTGAGTGGTGCGATCGGCTCGCGACCGGCTTGCAGTCCCTGTTCCAGCCCCACCAGAATCGCCGCCAGCACCAGATAAGGGTTGGCATCGGCACCTGACAGGCGATGTTCGATCCGCAGGTTCCGCTCATCCGATTCGGGCACCCGCAGACAGGCGTCACGGTCTTCGAAGCCCCAGCTGGCCCGCGTCGCGACGTTCACCGTGCCGCTCAAGCGCCGCATGGCATTGTGATTCGGGGCAAAGATCGGCATGCAATGGGGCAATACCTCAAGACAGCCTGCCACCGCATGGCGCAGCGCCTGCTGCCCGTCGACGGCCAACAGGTTATTCCCCGCCTCGTCGTAGAGGCTGACATGGACATGCATGCCGTTGCCCGGATGGTGCAGATAAGGTTTGGCCATGAAGCTGGCGCGATAGTCATGCTTGAGCGCCACGCCCCGCGTGCTGCGGCAGAACAGGGCCGCCCAGTCTGCGGCGCGCAGACCGTCATCGAGGTGACCGAAGTTGATTTCGAACTGGCCAGGGCCCAGCTCGGCAGTGATCACCGTGGCATCGATGCCTTGCGCCTGCGCGGTCTCGACCATGTCATCGAGCACCGCGGAAAATCGCGACAGGCGCTCGATGTGCATGTTTGGCTGGTCGTCCGCATCGCCGCTCAGCGGATCGCGCGGAAACTGGGGCAGGCCACCCTGTAACTGTCGATCGAACAGATAGAATTCCAGCTCGAACGCCACCACCGGGAAAATCCCTTTGCGCCCGAGCCTTTCCAGCACCTGCGCCAATACTTCCCGCGGTTCGAAGACAATCGGTTGTTCCGTGCCGCTCGAAGTGATCAGCATCTGCCCCAGCGCCTGCTTTTCCCAACCCACCCGTTTCAAGGTGCCAGGCACCAGGCGCCGGGGCGCATCCGGATCGCCGTCGTTGAAACAGTAGTCGCCAATCTTGAACAGCCCCCCTTGAGTCCCCAGCAACACACAGTTCTGCGGCAGCTTGAGGGCGCTGCCGGCAGCGACCTTTTCCAGCATCTCGATCGGGTAGCGCTTGCCGTAGAAATGCCCGGGAATGTCCAGGGAGATCAGGTCCACATAACGCACATCCGGGTAACGCTGGCGGAAGGTGCGAACTTCGGCGAGCAGATCGGAGCAGACAGCATCCATCGTTGATAGTCCTTGTCGTGTCATCAGGTGTAGACCCACAGCACGCGGGTGAGTCGGTCCGAGAGGTTGCCGTAGCGGCAGTGGGCATGACTGGCCAGTTGAAAACTGTCGCCAGCCTGCAAGGTGACCGGCTCGTCGTCAGCCAGCCATAACGTCAGCTCGCCTTCCAGGACATAACCGCCCTGCTCCGAGCTGTCATTCATGTGCCGGTCACCGCTGCTGGCGCCGGGCTCGAGCTGGCTTTCCAGCATCGAGAACGAGGCGCGCATCTTGGGCGAGACCAGGATGTCGGTGATGCCGTCGGCGTAATACAGGGTGCGACGCTCGTCCGGACGGGTCACCCACCGCAGGGCCATGGGTTTGGGCAGACTGTAGAAATAAGTGGTCGGCACGCCGAGGGTTTCGCTGATGGCGGTCAAGTCCGCCACCGTCGGCCGTGACAATCCGCGCTCGACCTGGGAGAGAAAGCCCACGGAACGACCGATCTTGTCCGCCAAATCCTTGAGCGTGTATTTCTTGTGCTTGCGCAGGTCCTGGATCAGGATCGCCAGCGCCGAGATTTCTTCTTGCATGTCCATCCAAAGGCTTCCAGAAAGGGTGCAATTCAAAGGCTGTCGCGCAGTCGGTACCAGGCCTTGCCGATGGCTTCCAGTGGCGCCGCCATGTATTTTCCGCCGGGGAAACTGCCGTTGACCAATCCCTGGTACAACTCCAGCTCATCCGGCTGCCCCAGTATCGCGTCCGACACTGCGCGGGCCCCGGCCAGCGTCGGCAGTACGCCGTGCCCCGAATACCCCTGCAGCCAATAAAGTTCGCCCCGTCGACCGATGTCCGGGGTGCGCTTGAGGGTCAGGTCGATGTGTCCGCCCCAGGCGAATTGCAGCTCGACGCCCTTGAGCTGGGGGAACACACGCTCCAGGCAGGGCCGGGTCGCGGCGGCGATGTCCCGGGGCATTCCGCCCAGATAGGTGCAGCCACCGCCGAACAGCAGGCGGTTGTCCGGGGTGCGGCGGAAATAATCGAGCACGAACTGATTGTCGGTGACGCACACATTGCTCGGTAACAGCGCGCTCGCCTGCTGTGCCGTGAGCGGCGCCGTGGCCACCTGATAGGTGCCGACCGGCAATACACAACTCGACAGCTTCGGCTCCAGCCGATCGAGATAAGCGTTGCACGCCAGCACCAACACGTCGGCCCGAATGCGGCCGCGCCCGGTGGTGACCACGTACTGATTGCCCGCTTCGCGATAACTCAAGGCTTTACTCTGCTCATGAATCTTGCCACCGGCACGCTCGATCGCGGCGGCCAGGCCAAGTGCCAGCTTCAACGGATTCAGGTGCCCGCCTTCCGGATCGAACAGGCCTGCCTGATAGCGCTCACTGGCGACCCATTGCGGCAACTGCGCACGGGGGATGAACTGCAACCCGTCGTGGCCCCATTTGTGGCTGGCCTCATGCTGCCACTCAGTGAGCAGCTTGACCCGCCGCGGCATCACCGACGTCCACAGATGACCCGCCCGATAATCACACTCGAAAGCATGCCGTGCCGGTAACGCGCGCAACTCCCGCGCAGCCCAGCGCATGCCCTCCCACAAGCGCCGCGCCCGTTCATGGCCCAGCGCCGCCTCCAGTGGCGGCATGTCGCACGACCAACCGAGAATGGCCTGGCCGCCATTACGTCCCGACGCGGCCCATGCCACCCGGCTGGCTTCCAGCACGGTCACGCGCTTGCCGGCCAAGGCCAGTCGCAGCGCGGTATGCAGGCCGCTGAAGCCGGCGCCGATGATCAACACTTCCGCGTCCTGCTCCCCTTCCAGGGCCGCTCGATCGACTAAAAGATCCGCACAGCTGTGGGCGTAGTAACTGTCGACGTGCCGGGTGGATTGTTGAAACATGCGGGCCTCATGAAATTTTATATTTATAATTTCATGAAAAAATACAGGTTAAATTTCACAGCCGCAACCTTTCAGCCGGAAAAAGGCTATTCACGCCATCCTGGGAAATACCGATAACGGTAGGAGCCAGCTTGCTGGCGATGGACTCAAGTGCGCCTTGTCGGATCGCCGCACCGCAGCGAAGGGGCCGGCACATTCAATATCATTGTTGCCTGTGACACCGCCTTCGCTGGCAAGCCAGCTCCTACAGGGCCTGTCATGCGATAGGGATCAGCGGATCCGCAGCGGCCCAGGCCGTTTCGCGATCGGCCAGCGGTGGGTAGATCCACTGGGTGTTGATCTGGGTCTTCAGCGCCTTGCCTTCCTGCCTGACCAGCTTGACCTGGCGATCCCAGCCTTCGGTGTACACCGCGCCCCACGCCCCCAGGTCCAGACAGGTGACGTATTTGGGCTGGCGGTACGGCGTCGGGTCCACCCCCAGGATCTGCGCGGCGACGTTGTTGCCGGCGTGGCGGCCCAACACGATGGCGTGCTGGCAAGTCATCAAGGCGTAATTGCCGATGTCGTCAGTGGCGGCGTAGGCGACATCGCCGGTGGCGAAGATGTCGTCCTGGCCGATGACTTGCAGGTGGCTGTCCACGTGCAGCCGGCCCAGATGATCGCGTTCGGCGGGGATCTGCTCGGTCAGCGAGCTGGCGCGCACGCCGGTGGTCCAGATCACGGTGCTGGCGTCGATGCGCTGGCCGTCACTCAGGTCCACCCCATCGGCGTCGATGGCGACCACCGAGGCTCGCAAGTGCCATTTCACCCCCGTCTCGAGACTGGCTTCTTCGATCGACCTGGCGATCTCCGGCCCCATGGATCCGCCGATTTTCTCCCCGCGATCGACAATGATCACTTCGATATCGGCCTCGTCACCGAGGATCGCCCGCAAGCGGGCCGGCATTTCGGTCGCCGTTTCAATCCCGGTGAAGCCACCGCCGGCGACGACCACTGTGTTGCGGGCTTTGCTGTGCGGCTGGTCGGCCAGGGATTTGAGGTGGTTTTCCAGGCGTATGGCCTGTTCGATCTGGTCGACGTCGAACGCATGTTCGGTCACACCCGGAGTGCTGGACTGTGCCAGGCGGCTGCCGGTGGCCAGAACGAGTTTGTCGTAGCTGCAAGTGTGGCGGGTGCCCGAAGCATCGAGGTAGCCCACCCGCTTTTGCTGCACATCGATGGAGTCCGCAGCGCCCTTGATGAACTTGACGCCGACCGCCTCGAACAGCTCGCCGATCGGTGCCGCCAGTTGGTGCGCATTCGGTTCATAGAAGCGCGGACGAACGCGCAGCTCGGCCTGCGGGGCCAACACGGTGACTTCAACGTCGTTGTGAGCATGGATATCGAACAGGCGGGTCGCACTCAACGCCGTCCACATGCCACCGAAACCTGCGCCGATTACCAGAATGTGCTGTTTCATTTTCAACTCCGGGGGAAGACCAATGATGAGTTCGCAAGCGGTCGCACACCTGTCAGTGCCGACCGAACAACTACGACTGTATTGATCCGAGTTACTTCGCGCAATGGTTTTTTTGTGATGGTTGCTATCGACGTATTCGATTTCTAAGCAGCCGCATCACTATGGCGCGCCCTGCCATTGAGCGCGTACCAGGCGCGTTGCCTGACTCACGTCCAGCTGCTAATATTTGCGACAACATTAGTCGGAGATACCGATGTCTCTTTACAGCGCTGGCGTCGAGTACGGCATTCATTGCCTGATTTTTCTGGTGGGTCACCACGGGGACACCCGGGAGGCGAGTGTGCGCGACCTCGCCGAGTTGCAAGGCGTGCCTCTGGATTATCTGGCAAAAATCTTCACCCGACTGGCCAAGGCCAAGCTGGTGGTGGCGACCGAGGGGGTGCGCGGCGGGTTCAAGCTGGCCAGGCCTGCCGACGAAATCAGCGTGCTCGATATCGTCAATGCCGTCGACGGCCAGAAACTCATCTTTGATTGCCGCGAGATTCGTGGGCGCTGCGCGTTGTTCGAAGGCGCCACGCCCGACTGGGCGGTGGCCGGTCCCTGCGCGGTGCATGCCGTGATGATGACGGCGCAGAAACGCATGGAAGAAGCCCTCGCCCAGCAGACCATTCTGGATCTGGCGCGCAAGGTCGGGCGCAAGGCCCCGCCGGAATTCGGCGAGCAAGTGGACCACTGGATGAGCGATCGTCGGGAAAAGAAAAGCGCTGCAAACGCTCAGGCAAGCGACGACACACTCATCCAGGTGAACGAGATCCGCGATTGAATCCTACAGACAGTCGCGCACAGCCTGGCGCAGCGCCGCTGATTTAGCCCAGGGCGGTCCCTGATACAGCGATACGCGACTGCCGTCTTTGGATTTCACGATATCGAGGATTTCGTCGGCTGTGATGATGCTCGGCGCCGTGATCCGGTAGCCATTGGAAATCCCCGCCTGAGTCGAGTTGGGCACCACTTGCTGCCAGGCCGGCAGGACGCAGGCAGCGTATTCCTTCGGCGGTTTTTCGCTGTACTTGCTGAAATTCGGTTCACCCGGCACCACCGACGCGGGCAACGAACAGCCCGCCAGCAACGCCACCCCCAAGGCCCCGATCAACATTCGCATGACGCTTCCCTTTCCTGAAAAGGACGCAATGTAGCGCGTCGCTGATCAGACATCCATCCATTGAGCAGAACTCAGTGCGGGGCATTTGTATCATCCGATTCCGGATAAGACCTGGCGTTCAGATAGGTCATCCACCGTTCGTAGGCATCATGCTGCCATTGACTGACCCGTTCCCATTCCGGGCCGCTCAGCTGATGAGCAGAAATAAGCTTCATCATTTCCGTGGTGGCCGCGTCGAGATCGACTATCAGCTCATGGGCATGAAATCTGAAATCATCGGTAGTCGTCATTTGAAAGGGCCTCGTCACAGCAAGTAATTGGCTACCTCAATACGACACCAACCTGCCGAATTCGCGTTATTTTCCCGACAAAAGGACGCGCCTTTCACGCCTAGCCTTTGACGCAGACCACCTGGCGCAGGGTGTGCACCACTTCCACCAGTTCGCGCTGAGCCTGCATGACCTTGTCGATATCCTTGTAGGCCATCGGTATTTCATCAATCACCGATGCATCCTTGCGGCACTCCACATGGGCCGTGGCGCGGACCTGATCGTCGACGGTGAAGGTATTTTTCGCTTTGGTACGGCTCATGGTGCGCCCGGCGCCATGGCTGCAGGAGCAGAACGATTGTTCGTTGCCCAGGCCGCGGACGATGAAGCTTTTCGCCCCCATGGAGCCGGGAATGATCCCCAGTTCGCCTTTTTTTGCCGACACCGCGCCCTTGCGGGTGACCCACACGTCCTCACCGAAATGCCGCTCTTTCTGCACATAGTTGTGATGGCAATTGACGGCCTCCAGCGCGACCTCGAATGGCTTGTGGATCACTTGCCGGGTGGCCCCGATCACCGCCTGCATCATCAAGGCACGGTTCTGCCGGGCGAAATCCTGGGCCCAGCCCACCGCTTCGACATAGTCCGTGAAATGCCGACTGCCTTCTTCGAAGTAGGCCAGGTCGCGGTCCGGCAGATTGGCCAGGTGCTGACGCATGTCTGCCTGGGCCAATTGAATGAACAGGTTGCCAATGGCGTTACCGACGCCGCGCGAGCCGCTGTGCAGCATGAACCAGACCCTGTCGGCCTCGTCCAGGCAGACCTCGATGAAATGATTGCCGCTGCCCAGCGTGCCCAAATGGTGGCGGTTGTTGGTGCTGGCCAGTTTCGGGTATTTGGCGGTGATGGCCTTGAACCGCGGGTCCAGCGCCGCCCAGGCCTGATCCGCCTGCCTTGGCACGCTGTGCCACGCGCCTTCGTCGCGGCGACCCCGGCTCAGTGTCCGGCCGTGGGGTACGGCCCTTTCGATGGCGCTGCGCAGCGCGTGCAGGTTGTCGGGCAAGTCGGCGGCGCTCAGCGTGGTGCACGCGGCGATCATGCCGCAGCCGATGTCGACCCCGACCGCGGCCGGGATGATCGCGCCCACGGTGGGGATCACGCTGCCAATGGTCGACCCTTTGCCCAGATGCACATCGGGCATGACCGCCAGGTGTTTGAAGATGAACGGCATCTTCGCGGTGTTGATCAATTGCTGCCGGGCTTCGCTCTCGACCGGGACGCCCTCGGTCCACAGCTTGATCGGCTTGCCGTTACGCACTGCCAACAATTGCCAGGTAGAGGCTTGCATGATTGCGGTTCTATAGGTATCGGACGAACTTAACGCTCCCCCGCCGAAATGGGACTAAAATTTCTTAGCGGAGCTTATCAGGAGAGCATTATGTGGCTTAACGAATCGGAAAACGAACTTCGTCGCGACCTGCAAAGCGTTGCCTCGGACTTGCGATGGTCGGCGGTCGAGCTTTTGCGCATCGCGGACCAGTTGCGCCAGGCGGGCAATGATGTAGACGCACAGGCAGCCCTACGCTTGTGCGACCTGTTCCAGGGCGACGAACAGCGTTTGGCGGGCTATGCCGAAGAGGTGAAGGCCAAGGCGATCAGTCGAAAAGAGCACAATCCGCCTGAACACGACAAGCCCCGGCAAACCGGGGCTTAAGGCGCACTATTTATCGGTTTTCTGACTGGTGGCGGGCTTTTTTGCCCGGGATTTGTAACCGGGGAGAGAGGCTGCAAAGGCCAGCGCCTCTTCCCTGCTGGCAAACGCGCCGAGCCGGTCACCCTCGGTGCAGACCCGCCATGGGCCGTTGTTGACGCTGAGTACGTCATAACCGTTCATGTGCATCTTGTTGAGCATGGGAACACTCATGGTTACCTCCTGTTCGGCAGTGATCAGCCACCTTTGAGTTGATTACCTTACACCCGCCCCTTACTTAAATGCAGACCAGACGTCGCGCCGGTGGTTGCAATCGGTTTGCACTTTCTCTGCCTCCCGCCACTCCAACCTATCAAGCAGCAATCGGGACGGTTCCGGCCGGAATATTGCATTCTTATGTCTGATTCATGACAACAGGCGATCAAGTGGCACATGAAAGTACGCGCAACCGTCATTTGCGAGCAGGACCGGCATATTCTGCTGGTGCGCAAGCTCAAGAGTCGCTGGACGCTGCCGGGCGGCAAGGTCGAGCGCGGTGAAACCATCGCGGGCGCGGCCATGCGCGAACTTCACGAAGAAACCGGGCTGGGGATCGACGGCCTGCTGTATCTGATGGAGCTGCAAACCGGCAGTACCCGACACCACGTCTACGAGGCCTCGGTGCTGAACCCGGGAGAGGCCCGGCCGCAAAACGAAATCTTCGATTGCATCTGGTATCCGCTGGACGCGATACACAACCTGGACACAAGCGACGCTACGCTCAGGATCGTCCAGGCGTTTCGGCGTCGCTTTTGATCGGCGGGCCGCATCAATCCCGGCACCGCCACTTATTGTAAACGCCCGCTATTGCGTCAGCGTCCTCCCTTCGAAGCTCGAACGCCGCTCCTCCATGAGCTCCTGTTAACCCGTTGAGTGCGCATCTTCCACACTTTGTGTCTTCTGGTGACACCGTGGGGTGCATTCAATTCGTTGCCCTCGCTCATTCCGAGCCACCTCAAAAAAATACTGCTTTAAAAAACAGTTCCTTGGGCGTCGCGGACGCCATCGGCGGATTGATTGGCGCAGCATTTGCTTAATTGTACGTCGTACAATTACCCCGATCTTCCGATCGGTCACTTCGAGCACGGCCGCGAAAGCAGCTGGGGGAATAATGATGCCCGACTCACCGTTAAAGCACCCTGATCACTCTTCGATAGCAGACCTGCCTCAAGTAACGTCCAACAACGGGTTGGCAACGTCTCTCAAAGAACGCCACGTCATGTTGATCGCCATCGGCGGCGTCATTGGTGCCGGGTTGTTTCTGGGTTCCGGCAAGGCGATTGCCCACGCAGGCCCTGCCTTGCTGATTGCCTATGGGATCTGTGGCTTCATGATTTACCTGGTGGCCCGGGCGCTGGGCGAGCTGTCGCTTTACCGTCCGAACAGCGGTTCGTTCGCGGCCTTTGCCGAAGAGTTCCTGGGGCCGCGCATAGGCTTCATCACCGGTTGGTCATACTGGCTGATCTGGATTCTGGTGGGCATCGTCGAAGTCACCGCCATCGGAATGCTGGTGAAATATTGGTTTCCACAAGTGCCACAGTGGATTCCCGCATTGATCACCACCAGCGTGTTGATGGCGAGCAACCTGTTCAATGTCAAAGCATTCGGCGAAATCGAGTTCTGGCTGGCACTGATCAAGGTGGTGACCATCGTCGGCCTGATTGCCGCCGGTGTGATCATTCTGATCTTCGGCCTCGACATCTCGGCAGCGTCGCAACCTTCAATTGCCAACCTGTGGCGCCACGGGGGCTTCCTGCCCCAAGGCTGGAGCGGCCTGCTGTACGCGATTCCCGTCGCGGCCTTCGGCTTTGCCGGTGTCGAGGTGATAGGTGTCGTCGCCGCTGAAACGGCCAATCCGCAACGCACCCTGCCCAGGGCCATCAACAGCATTATCTGGCGCATGTTCATTTTTTACATCGGATCGATGGCGATCGTCATGGCGCTTTATCCATGGAACCAGATCAGCACCGAGCAAAGTCCATTCGTCACGGTGTTCGAAAGCCTCGGCCTGGGCATCGCCGCCGGCTTGATCAATTTCGTGGTCATCACCGCCCTGGCGTCATCGTGCAACACCGGCCTCTTCGCCACCAGCCGCATGCTGTTTGCGTTGTCCCATACCGGACAGGCACCCCGGAGTTTGCAAAAGCTGAGTCGAAACCAGATACCTGCCCGCTGCCTCATGGTTTCAACCGCCCTGTTGCTGGTCGGCGTGCTGCTCAATTACATGATCCCGGACAGTATTTTCGGACTCTTGATCACAGGGGTGCTGGGACTGTTGATCTGGGTATGGATGGTGATCATCCTTTCCCACCTGGCCTATCGCCGAAAAGTAAATCGAGGCGAGTTGCCTGCCGTGGCCTATCGCATGCCATGGGCCGGTCCAAGTAGCGTGCTGGTGCTGGTCTTTCTTTCGGTGCTGGCCGTGCTGGTCGCCTGGGACCCGCAAACCCGTACCGCCTACTACGTGACCTTTGCCTGGTTTGTGCTGCTGTTGCTGGCGTATTCCAGGCTGAACCTGCAAAAAACGGCATCTGTCTGTTCTGTTACCCACTAGGCACACCCTCCCCGTTTAGTTGTCCAGAGAGTCCCATATGTCTGCGATCGAGGCCTGCAATCACGTATTGCAACCAGAGCTTGATGCCTGCATCGAGCGATTCATCCGTGCCAATCCTGGCAGTGCACGCCAGTTTGATCTGGCAGCTCGAGTCATGCCCGGCGGCAACACCCGTTCGGTGCTGTTTTACCCACCCTTCCCGCTGACAATGTCTGGCGGCCATGGTTGTTTCCTGACTGACCTGGATGGGCATTGCTATATCGACTTTGTCGCCGAATACACGGCGGCCCTTTATGGTCACTCCAACAGCGTCATTACCCAGGCGCTGTCACAAGCCATGGCGAACGGGATGAACCTGAGTGCGCATACTCTACTCGAAGCCAGACTGGCGACCCTGATCGTTGATCGATTCAGTTGCGTCGAGCAAGTGCGTTTCACCAACTCCGGCACCGAAGCCAACTTGCTCGCGCTTGCCGCCGCGACGGCCTTTACCGGGCGTACCGGCATCATTGCCTTTTCCGGCGGCTACCACGGCGGCGCCCTGAACTTTGTGGGTCCGTCCACGGCGATGAACGTCCCGCATCGTGTTTACCTGGCGGACTACAACGATCTGCAAAGTGTCGAACGCCTTCTGGATGAACATCGAGATGAGATTGCGGCGATCCTGGTGGAACCCATGCTCGGTGCCGGTGGCTGCCTCTGTGCAGCTCCGGGCTTTCTCGAAGGCTTGCGCGAGCTGGCCCTGACGCATGACGCGCTGCTGATCTTCGATGAAGTCATGACCTCGCGCCTCGCGCCCGGTGGCCTGCAGCAGAAACTGCGGGTCACACCGGACCTGATCACCTTGGGTAAGTACCTGGGCGGTGGCCTGCCCTGCGGCATGCTCGGGGGCAGGCACTCGATCATGATGCAGTTCGACCCGCGTCGTCAGGTTCTGTCCCATGCAGGGACCTTCAACAATAACGTGCTGACCCTGGCTGCGGGAATCGCCGGGCTGGAACAGTTGTACGTGGAGGAAACCGCATTGGCGC carries:
- a CDS encoding NUDIX hydrolase, with the translated sequence MKVRATVICEQDRHILLVRKLKSRWTLPGGKVERGETIAGAAMRELHEETGLGIDGLLYLMELQTGSTRHHVYEASVLNPGEARPQNEIFDCIWYPLDAIHNLDTSDATLRIVQAFRRRF
- a CDS encoding amino acid permease, producing MLIAIGGVIGAGLFLGSGKAIAHAGPALLIAYGICGFMIYLVARALGELSLYRPNSGSFAAFAEEFLGPRIGFITGWSYWLIWILVGIVEVTAIGMLVKYWFPQVPQWIPALITTSVLMASNLFNVKAFGEIEFWLALIKVVTIVGLIAAGVIILIFGLDISAASQPSIANLWRHGGFLPQGWSGLLYAIPVAAFGFAGVEVIGVVAAETANPQRTLPRAINSIIWRMFIFYIGSMAIVMALYPWNQISTEQSPFVTVFESLGLGIAAGLINFVVITALASSCNTGLFATSRMLFALSHTGQAPRSLQKLSRNQIPARCLMVSTALLLVGVLLNYMIPDSIFGLLITGVLGLLIWVWMVIILSHLAYRRKVNRGELPAVAYRMPWAGPSSVLVLVFLSVLAVLVAWDPQTRTAYYVTFAWFVLLLLAYSRLNLQKTASVCSVTH
- a CDS encoding aminotransferase class III-fold pyridoxal phosphate-dependent enzyme; its protein translation is MSAIEACNHVLQPELDACIERFIRANPGSARQFDLAARVMPGGNTRSVLFYPPFPLTMSGGHGCFLTDLDGHCYIDFVAEYTAALYGHSNSVITQALSQAMANGMNLSAHTLLEARLATLIVDRFSCVEQVRFTNSGTEANLLALAAATAFTGRTGIIAFSGGYHGGALNFVGPSTAMNVPHRVYLADYNDLQSVERLLDEHRDEIAAILVEPMLGAGGCLCAAPGFLEGLRELALTHDALLIFDEVMTSRLAPGGLQQKLRVTPDLITLGKYLGGGLPCGMLGGRHSIMMQFDPRRQVLSHAGTFNNNVLTLAAGIAGLEQLYVEETALALNARGDALRATLNAVLAQAKAPLQFTGQGSVMNLHPTAKNIRHPADIPQDRNHVRDLFFFHLIENGIYIARRGLIALSLPLGEREFSALVGAVQSFIERYGARLPAD